A window from Borrelia sp. P9F1 encodes these proteins:
- a CDS encoding M18 family aminopeptidase: protein MNDQTLDISYFQNLLDTSLTPYHLVNYIEQKLIHYLNARELKLDDKWKLETGYYYIKKEGTSLIAFNINTDKKQEPFLIAGAHSDSPGLKLKIESTKNKGNVFSNHIEVYGGPIISTWTDRDLTLAGVVYFNKDGMINSELITIENIGIIPNVAIHLNRKVNEGFAYDTHENIVVITSLQKSIKKTILERINILEKDFLSCDLIFTTSETSKIIGSEGEFLSSKNLDNKSGCHAVMNAFVHTNNSKNKVAVFFDNEEIGSLTSRGADSQLLTEVLERINHALNLGREEHLIKLNKSFHISMDAAHGVHPGYTDKHDPKYEVSLGKGVTIKSNANFKYATTASGCAKLKSLAIKNNIQVQEIILKANVNAGTTIGPITNAQTGIETIDIGTPMWAMHSLRETIAISDHIDAIKLLRSFFENWN from the coding sequence ATGAATGACCAAACCTTAGATATATCATATTTTCAAAATTTGTTAGATACAAGCCTAACTCCATATCATCTAGTAAATTACATTGAACAAAAACTAATACATTATCTTAATGCTAGGGAATTAAAACTTGATGATAAATGGAAATTAGAAACAGGATATTACTACATTAAAAAAGAAGGCACTTCTCTTATTGCATTTAATATCAATACGGATAAAAAACAGGAACCGTTCTTGATAGCAGGAGCGCACTCTGACAGCCCTGGATTAAAACTTAAAATAGAATCCACAAAGAATAAAGGAAATGTATTTTCAAATCACATTGAAGTTTATGGAGGACCGATCATTTCAACTTGGACTGACAGAGATTTAACTTTAGCAGGAGTTGTGTATTTCAATAAAGATGGAATGATTAATTCAGAACTAATAACGATTGAAAACATTGGCATTATACCAAATGTTGCAATTCACCTAAACCGCAAGGTTAATGAAGGATTTGCGTATGATACACACGAAAACATTGTAGTTATTACTAGCCTCCAGAAAAGCATTAAGAAGACAATCCTAGAAAGGATCAACATATTGGAGAAGGATTTTCTATCTTGTGATCTAATCTTTACAACATCTGAAACTTCTAAAATCATTGGTAGCGAAGGTGAATTTTTATCATCAAAAAATCTTGATAACAAATCTGGTTGTCATGCCGTTATGAATGCATTCGTGCACACAAACAACAGTAAAAATAAAGTGGCTGTGTTTTTCGATAATGAGGAAATTGGATCTTTAACTTCAAGAGGGGCTGATTCACAACTATTAACAGAAGTGTTAGAAAGAATTAATCATGCTTTAAATTTAGGAAGAGAAGAACACTTAATAAAGTTAAACAAGTCATTCCACATTTCAATGGATGCTGCGCATGGTGTTCATCCGGGATACACGGACAAACATGACCCAAAGTATGAAGTAAGCCTAGGGAAGGGTGTGACGATTAAAAGTAATGCTAATTTTAAGTATGCAACAACAGCAAGCGGATGTGCAAAGCTTAAATCATTGGCCATAAAAAATAACATTCAAGTTCAAGAAATAATATTGAAAGCAAATGTTAATGCCGGAACCACAATTGGACCCATTACAAACGCCCAAACGGGTATTGAAACCATAGACATTGGAACTCCAATGTGGGCAATGCACTCTTTAAGAGAAACAATCGCAATATCGGATCACATAGATGCAATAAAGTTACTTAGATCATTTTTTGAAAATTGGAATTAA
- the rnmV gene encoding ribonuclease M5, producing MLGIIKEIIVVEGKDDARRIKELFECTVVETGGFHIKSDTINVLKRALATNGIIIFTDSDKSGDLIRKQILKRLKCSNQDNVKHAHLESKNKEVELSSGLEIIKALTKVATFSNKEAKEGITLNDLIELGLTGSQSRERREKIQRHFQLGNGNNKRLLERINYFQIKREEIEEITQQKTPPEGLEPPT from the coding sequence ATTCTGGGAATAATAAAAGAGATCATTGTAGTTGAAGGTAAAGATGATGCTAGGAGAATAAAAGAACTATTTGAGTGTACTGTAGTTGAAACTGGTGGATTTCATATTAAATCAGATACTATCAATGTGCTCAAGCGAGCGCTGGCAACAAATGGAATAATTATCTTCACTGATAGCGACAAGTCAGGAGATTTAATTAGGAAACAGATACTTAAGAGACTAAAATGTTCAAATCAGGACAACGTTAAGCATGCTCATCTTGAAAGTAAAAATAAAGAAGTTGAGCTGTCCTCTGGTCTTGAAATAATAAAAGCTTTAACAAAAGTAGCCACTTTTTCCAATAAAGAAGCTAAGGAGGGTATTACCTTAAATGATTTAATAGAACTCGGACTCACAGGAAGCCAATCTAGAGAAAGAAGAGAGAAGATACAAAGGCACTTCCAATTAGGAAATGGAAACAACAAAAGACTACTCGAAAGGATCAATTATTTTCAAATCAAAAGAGAAGAAATAGAAGAGATAACTCAACAAAAAACTCCCCCAGAAGGACTTGAACCTCCGACCTAG
- a CDS encoding LysM peptidoglycan-binding domain-containing protein, with protein MPFKILGLRRNIKYLIFKIKELGIFLWIISSLGLYANFKHEVVKGDTLYSISLKYRVPIKDLKRVNNLGSDSIGLGLVLIIPRPSEEHKIVKKSVEEPGVRNNVSSGSKIHVVKENDTVEAIANQYRIKEKELLAWNDLSSRHVKVSSKLVVSEPDFLRPYVVKRGDSLSQLALDFNISTEDIMRLNSLEDQNLIIGQKLYLKKASGNINFHYVKRGETLGKIAYIYGVTPKHLVNLNGEKAINLKADSILEVSKIIGESLSSIRDVIPKLKKSSKDFMLHEVSVGETLYSIARKYGVLIEELKRWNNLSGNNISYKQELKIYDKQKESNIASKSSRDSVEKISDSGSKVRALTNVPSAKNKKLDLNFSNVLGRRDFFDVSALVILDPKIPIFEVNGDFYYWYKPKKINQPSEFYSEDWRSPLNAYKKASQLFKSFESLVKTRPVKNNKLKNKLIIIDPGHGGLDPGAIVKAKDGLGNEIFVVEDEYVYDIALRLYVYLKEYGANVELTILAPDHLIRDSVSANNTFVNVKNEVYNDYDLNKNDTVDSWISGTQEGLKKRLSVVHKFVNKHKNIDEKDILYVSLHADNSVGAPRSMGFYYQHEEGKSSDLHSKSVIEKITQGLRRSFYIKGQNLYVLKNNIVKTRFLVEVRNLAFDEEAWAIRFAKLRDQDSKILADAILKIFS; from the coding sequence ATGCCGTTCAAAATATTGGGGTTAAGGAGAAATATTAAGTATTTAATTTTTAAGATTAAAGAACTTGGTATTTTTTTGTGGATCATAAGTTCCCTAGGTTTATATGCGAATTTTAAACATGAGGTGGTTAAAGGGGATACCCTTTATTCTATTTCTCTTAAGTATAGGGTTCCAATAAAAGACCTTAAAAGAGTAAATAACCTTGGTTCTGACAGTATTGGATTGGGGCTTGTATTAATTATTCCAAGGCCCTCCGAGGAACATAAAATTGTTAAGAAGAGCGTTGAAGAACCTGGTGTTAGAAATAATGTTAGTTCTGGTTCGAAAATTCATGTTGTAAAAGAGAATGATACTGTTGAGGCAATAGCAAATCAGTATAGGATTAAAGAGAAGGAATTACTTGCTTGGAATGATTTAAGTTCTAGGCATGTTAAGGTTTCCTCTAAACTAGTCGTAAGTGAACCTGATTTTTTGAGGCCATATGTGGTTAAGAGAGGTGATTCGCTTTCCCAGTTAGCTTTGGATTTTAATATTAGTACTGAAGACATTATGAGGTTAAATTCTTTAGAGGATCAAAATTTAATAATCGGGCAGAAATTATACTTAAAGAAGGCCTCCGGTAATATTAATTTTCATTATGTAAAAAGGGGCGAAACTCTTGGTAAGATTGCATATATTTACGGTGTGACTCCCAAACATCTCGTTAATCTTAATGGGGAGAAAGCAATAAACTTAAAGGCAGATTCCATTTTGGAGGTTTCAAAGATTATTGGAGAGAGTTTGTCAAGCATTAGGGATGTGATTCCGAAGTTAAAAAAGAGTAGTAAGGATTTTATGCTACATGAAGTATCTGTTGGGGAAACTCTTTATAGTATCGCACGTAAATATGGAGTTCTGATTGAAGAACTTAAGAGATGGAATAATTTAAGTGGAAATAATATTTCTTATAAGCAAGAACTTAAAATTTACGATAAACAAAAAGAATCCAATATTGCTAGTAAAAGTTCAAGAGATTCTGTGGAAAAGATTAGTGACTCTGGGAGTAAAGTTAGAGCTCTTACAAATGTTCCTTCTGCTAAGAATAAAAAGTTGGATTTAAACTTTTCCAATGTTTTAGGTAGAAGAGATTTTTTTGATGTAAGTGCTTTAGTGATTCTGGATCCTAAAATACCGATATTTGAGGTTAATGGAGATTTTTATTATTGGTATAAACCTAAAAAAATAAACCAACCGAGTGAATTTTATTCGGAGGATTGGCGCTCTCCGCTTAATGCTTATAAGAAGGCAAGTCAGCTTTTTAAAAGTTTTGAAAGTCTTGTTAAGACTAGACCAGTTAAGAATAATAAGCTTAAAAATAAATTAATAATTATTGATCCCGGCCATGGGGGCCTTGATCCTGGTGCCATTGTTAAGGCTAAAGACGGTCTTGGTAATGAAATTTTTGTTGTTGAAGACGAATATGTTTATGATATTGCCTTGAGGCTTTATGTGTATCTTAAAGAGTATGGAGCTAACGTTGAGCTTACTATTTTAGCTCCCGATCATTTAATTAGAGACAGCGTGTCTGCTAATAATACATTTGTCAATGTTAAGAATGAAGTTTATAATGACTATGATTTAAATAAGAATGACACAGTTGATTCTTGGATAAGTGGAACCCAGGAGGGATTAAAGAAAAGGCTATCCGTTGTTCATAAATTTGTAAATAAGCATAAAAATATTGATGAGAAAGATATTCTGTATGTTAGCCTGCATGCCGATAATAGTGTAGGAGCACCCCGGAGCATGGGGTTTTATTACCAACATGAAGAAGGTAAGAGTTCGGATTTGCATTCTAAGTCTGTTATTGAAAAAATCACACAAGGACTTAGGAGAAGTTTCTATATTAAGGGACAAAATCTTTACGTGCTGAAGAATAATATTGTTAAGACTAGATTTTTGGTTGAAGTTAGAAATTTGGCATTTGATGAGGAGGCTTGGGCAATCAGGTTTGCCAAATTGAGAGATCAGGATTCCAAGATACTTGCGGATGCTATTTTGAAAATCTTTTCTTAA